The Dickeya poaceiphila DNA window CAATCACTGTTTTGGCAGGCAACGAGGTTTTCGACAACGTGGTGCCCTTGTGACTGGAGGTGGTAACAATGGTGTAACCGGCATCGCGGAACTGCGCCAGCGCATCAACCAGACCCTCGGCACTGATTGCTTTCACGTGCTCAGCACCGCCTTCTGCCGTACGCACCGCAGCACCAGACTCCAACTGCGATGCATCATTGACCAGCACGCCTTTCACACCAAAGTGCGCGCAACTACGCATGATCCCGCCCAGATTATGTGGATTACCCACATCTTCCAGCGCCAGCACACAGTCAGTTTCCCCCGCCTCACGCAGGTAAGCCGCGACATCCAGACCACGGCGTTTCTTGATCAGAAAACACACGCCGCCGTGATGCTCTGTGCCGGACGCACGAACCAGCTCGTCGTCTTCCACCACGTGGTAAGCCTTGCGGTTGGCCGCCATCCAGCGTAGCGCGTCACGAAAACGCGGCGTCACTTCCTGCAAAAACCAGCCACGTACAATCGCTTCCGGACGACTCAGGAACAACGCCTGACAAGCGTTCTCGCCATAAACTCTGGTTTCTTCCGCCCGCTGGCGGCGAATCTGTTCTGGATCAATCTGGCTCTTGCCGCTGATACCGCCGTGATCCGGCTCCTCTGTGGGCGCACGCGATACCGTTTTCCAGGGAGAATCGGCATACTCAGTTGGCTCACTACGTGGGCGCTCACGCCTTTCCGACTCACCGCGCCATTTGCCGCCGCGTCCGGCATTCTCTTTATTGTCTCTATCTCGCCCACTGCGTGGCGAGCCATCACGCCCTTTACGAGCACCGCTACGGTTGTTGTCACCTTCACCACGCCGCTTATCCGGCGTACGTTTCGGCTTGCTCTTCTCATCCCCGTCCTCACTACGGACGTACATGACACGGACTTTACCGCCCTTTCCACTCAATGTATCGCTCATGCTCTTCTCCACCTACGCGCTGGGCGCGAAGATTACCCTATGTCCACCCGCTTAGCCACCAACCCGATCATAAAAGTCACTAACTATTGTAACCATTGGGTAAAACACCTTGTTGACGCTCAACGCGCTCTTCATACTTATGCTGTTTTCGCATCACCATTGTTGCTCTATTCACGCACGATGGGCGCATTTTCATCAACAGTACACTTGATTCCAGTCCTTTTGCTACATGAGGCCCGTTTATGAATACGGTATGTGCATCCTGCCACGCGACCAACCGACTGCCGGAAGAACGCATTAATGATAATCATAAGGCCAAATGTGGTCGCTGCGGTCAGCCACTCTTCAGTGGGGAAGTCATTAACGCCACGGAAAAGACGCTGGATACATTGCTGCAAGACGATCTGCCGGTGGTGGTGGATTTCTGGGCGCCCTGGTGCGGACCCTGTGTCAATTTTGCCCCAGTATTTGAAAGCGTCGCTGACGAAAATGGCGGCAAAATTCGATTTATTAAGGTCAACACTGAAGCTGAACCCGCTCTGAGCGCTCGTTTCCGTATCCGCAGCATTCCTACCATTATGCTGTTCAAGCATGGCAAGATGATTGATATGCTTAACGGCGCCATGCCCAAAGCGCCTTTTGAGAGCTGGCTTAACGAATCGCTATAAATTATGCCTCGCCAGATGCCCCGCAATACACGGGGCTTCAGGTCAGCCGTCCGGTCGTTTAGAATGTCGCTTTTTAACGGAAAATCATGACCGGTAACGCTGTCCTGCGTCTGCGCCAGCAACGCCTTGCTCTCTCCACGCGACCTTTTCGCGCCCGCGGTTGCCGCGTAATCCGCTGTCAGCGTTGTCTGCTGCCGGAAGTTCACTGCCTGTGTGACACCCTATCACCGCGTACCGCCCGCAGCCACTTCTGTCTGGTCATGTTCGACACCGAACCGCTAAAGCCCAGCAATACCGGCCGCCTGATTGCCGATGTCCTGCCGCAAACCGAGGCATTTCTATGGTCTCGCACCGAACCGGATCCCACGCTGCTCGCCACGTTGCAAACAGCAGAGTATCAACCCTGGCTGGTCTTTCTGGCAGACGACGATAAAAGTGACCGTCAGGTTTGCCATCAACTCCCCACAGACGGTAAACCACCGCTATTCGTGATGCTGGATGGCACCTGGCCCGAAGCACGCAAAATGTTTCGCAAAAGCCCGTACCTCGATACGTTGCCGATCCTGTCGCTGAGTGTGGATGCGTTGTCCAGCTATCAATTGCGGGAGGCCAGCAGCGCCGGGCAGCACTGCACGGCGGAAATCGCCATTGCCCTATTGCGCCAGGCCGGCGACAACGATGCAGCCGAGGCACTGGCGGAGCATTTTGACCGTTTTCGTCGCCATTATCTGGCAGGCAAAGCACATCACGCGAAAAAGAAAATTACCTCCACTGTCACAGCAAAATCGGCAACAGACGTTTAAGATCAATCAGGTGTCTTCCAACAGGAGTAACTGATGAGCCAGCGCGGATTAGAAGCACTGCTGCGTCCCCGTTCGATTGCGGTGATCGGCGCGTCGGAAAAATCGGGACGAGCCGGTTTCCTGATGATGCGAAACCTGCTTGACGGCGGGTTTAACGGGCCGGTACTACCGGTCACGCCTAAATACAAGGCAGTGTGTGGGGTACTGGCGTACCGCGATGTCGCCAACCTGCCCATGACGCCTGACCTTGCCGTTATCTGCACCCGCGCTGACCGTAATCTGTCGCTGTTGGAAGCACTAGGACAACGAGGCTGTAAAACCGTCATTGTGCTCTCCGCTCCACCATCACAATTCATTGAACTGAAAAATTGTGCGTCCCGCTATGCTATGCGACTGCTGGGGCCAAACAGCTTAGGCTTGCTGGCACCCTGGCAGGGACTCAACGCCAGCTTTTCACCGGTACCGATTTTAAAAGGTAAACTGGCGTTTATCTCCCAGTCGGCAGCAGTCTCCAACACCATACTGGACTGGGCGCAACAGCGTGGCATCGGCTTTTCTTACTTTATCGCGCTTGGCGACAGCCTGGATATTGACGTGGATGACCTGCTGGATTTTCTGGCGCGAGACGGCAAAACCAGCGCTATTTTGCTGCATCTGGAACACATCAGCGACGCCCGACGTTTTCTTTCAGCAGCGCGCAGCGCATCGCGCAATAAACCGATTCTGGTGATTAAAAGCGGGCGTAGCCGACAAGCACAACAACTGTTGCATGACGGTCAGCACGGGCTGGACGCCGCCTACGATGCCGCTATCCAGCGCGCCGGAC harbors:
- a CDS encoding tRNA/rRNA methyltransferase, which gives rise to MSDTLSGKGGKVRVMYVRSEDGDEKSKPKRTPDKRRGEGDNNRSGARKGRDGSPRSGRDRDNKENAGRGGKWRGESERRERPRSEPTEYADSPWKTVSRAPTEEPDHGGISGKSQIDPEQIRRQRAEETRVYGENACQALFLSRPEAIVRGWFLQEVTPRFRDALRWMAANRKAYHVVEDDELVRASGTEHHGGVCFLIKKRRGLDVAAYLREAGETDCVLALEDVGNPHNLGGIMRSCAHFGVKGVLVNDASQLESGAAVRTAEGGAEHVKAISAEGLVDALAQFRDAGYTIVTTSSHKGTTLSKTSLPAKTVIVLGQEGDGLSDSAWQQGDVKVSIDGTGNVESLNISVATGILLAEWWRQNHS
- the trxC gene encoding thioredoxin TrxC, coding for MNTVCASCHATNRLPEERINDNHKAKCGRCGQPLFSGEVINATEKTLDTLLQDDLPVVVDFWAPWCGPCVNFAPVFESVADENGGKIRFIKVNTEAEPALSARFRIRSIPTIMLFKHGKMIDMLNGAMPKAPFESWLNESL
- a CDS encoding tRNA-uridine aminocarboxypropyltransferase, which produces MTGNAVLRLRQQRLALSTRPFRARGCRVIRCQRCLLPEVHCLCDTLSPRTARSHFCLVMFDTEPLKPSNTGRLIADVLPQTEAFLWSRTEPDPTLLATLQTAEYQPWLVFLADDDKSDRQVCHQLPTDGKPPLFVMLDGTWPEARKMFRKSPYLDTLPILSLSVDALSSYQLREASSAGQHCTAEIAIALLRQAGDNDAAEALAEHFDRFRRHYLAGKAHHAKKKITSTVTAKSATDV